The genomic segment TCGCTCGAGAGTCACAGGTCTTCCTCTGGCTCCAGGACCCACAGCGGCTCCACCTCCaagtcttcctctctttccaaGTCAGCATCGTCGCCCAACTTGGACGCTCAGGACAGTGTGGGAGTTGATCCCGTGGGGCCGAAGCCAGATTGCCTGAGCCGCTACCGCAGCCTCATCAATGGGCTGGACCACTCGCTTTTCCCCTCAGACCACACACGGTTGGATGACGGCCAGAGGTTTGACACTCCTAATGTAGAACCTACTCTAAATCAGACAGCCCTGCTGGGGGGGCTCTGTCCTGATGTACGAGTCCGATTTCAGTTGAGCGGGATTAGAGACGGCCCAGACTGTGTGTCTGAGGCCTACAGAGGAAGCATGGAGCACAGCTATAAAGTTCTGCCTGAAGCCAGGCCGGGGCTTCCCTGCACAGCAGAAACCTCTAATCAGAGGGGCGGCCAGCCTGGTGCAGCAGGCTCTGCTGGAGTTTATGCAAGTCCTCTCAGCCTGCAGACACAGGCTCTGCTGAGGGAGCATCCGGGCTCCAAGGGTTATGAGCCGCTGCGGCAGGACAGATGTAGTGACCTGTCCAgctggcagcagcaacagcagcataAGCAGCAACTGGAGAGTTTACGACTGCAAGTGGAACAAATGCAGGTAAGGATTCATCCTGAGCAGAAAACGATACGACACTAATGCTAAAGAATCACAAACCTACGTGTTCGTTATTTTCACTTGTTTCCTAACTTCTATAGAAGCCAGGCATTAATGTCATTCTCTCATTTGTTACCACGGCTGGGTGGCAAAAATGAATTGTCTTGGGTGCTATGATAGTGAGGAGAATTCTCTGAGAACAACAGCTTGATAACGTAAAGACCATGGGAGCAGACATGTGGGGCAGTCGGTTATTGGTCGACATTGAAGTCTGGCCAGAAATCCAGAGCGTGACACATATATAGGTCAACACAGGAAATATAGCGTTCCACTAAACAAAGCCCGAAGGCACACAGACACCTTGTCCTATTTTAAAGCAGGAAGTGTCAAATAAATCAGCCAAATTAACATCACCAGAACCTCCACATATATTCTGGTCTCTGTTGttattttcatgaaaaaaatacattttatcacTCTATCTATTAGTGCAATGTATAATTCAGAAAATCTATTCTATTCAAATTTGGCGACAcggtaaaaaaaatatgttgcaCCACAGCTCTTTGCAGTTTCAAATGttcatttcctctgtggcaGATGCTGACTTGGTGTCACTCTGCAGTGACAGTTTGCATTTCCACATCCTGTGTGctgacacaaactcacactaCCACTTGAACTACTATCCCAAAAACCTTTTACCCATTTGGAGATtctataaatcaaatcaaatcaaatcaaatcaaagtttattgtcacatgcaccaataacagcgtcatcggagcagtgaaattcttgtgacctTGCATGCAGCATCTacgcagtagacgggctttacaaaattagaaaaatgacataccatataacatataacatataacaatcaatcaatcgattttgatttgtttagcccaaattcacaaatcacaattagtctcatagggctgtgacatcctctgcccttaacacTCAATAataggaaggaaaaaaacaaaaaacttttatactttttatacCAACCCTGGAAAgaattttcaaatgaaaaatcttATGGGACCCATAatagatttttacattttagtctTTGAAGCAAGTTGTGATGTTGTCTTAGCTCTATGAACGATCCCAAAGCTGTGATTTGAGTGCAGCATTCACTCATTTGTGGTCCTGGACGCATTCTTTAGAGCAGCAGATTATAGCGACTCTCCGCCGTGccttcactgtgtgtgggaAGAAAGACTTTAAATAGTCACAGAGGTGGAATTACATTCTACTCTAAAGAGAGATTGGGACCACTTGATACTCTagttttattttacctttttgtGATAGCCATTCAAAATCGATAGCGTTGTTTTTAACCCCGTTACTGTCGTCAGGCGAACGCTTTCCTGTAAAACGGTTTGATTGTCATTCAATCCAAGGCGAGCTACAGTCACTGAGCTGTTTGCATCTTGTTTTGAGAACTATTTTAAGAGGTATGCTTCTGTTAATACCTGTATTGCATGTACTTACCCCTATTTATAGTGTGCTAGGAGAAATTGATAGGATGTCAGCCAtgaatagtttatttattttccggGTTAAGATTTTACACATCTTCACGTCTCTCATCACCGTTGCATGTTTCCTCCACGTGATGCAGCGCCAAGCGTCACATGCTTTTCCCTCTATGTTACAGTTATTGGGCGCTGGAGTGAGTCAGTATCCGTCTCTGTACTCAAACCCGGTTCACTCCGAGTCTGGGAAGTGGGACGCGCTGGTTAAAGCCAGCGAGAGTCTGTTAAAGGAGAAGGAGCTCATCATCGATAGGCAAGTGTTTCTCATCATTTTACTGCTCATGTGGGGACGCTTTAAGGAGGGAAAATACAGGGAATGTTTATGTGATTCTTTGATTATAATTCCCAGAAAGGAAAAGTAGAATTTATTCACAAATTGGATATCATTGTTTTGGTGACACACAAAGTTAATGAGTTGACAGTTGAgaggttttaaatgaaattaataTTAAAGTAGTTTATGTCCCTGATCCCCCATGAGCCTCACTtcacaggttttttttccacagaGTTGTTGactgtattgttgttgttcttgtgttgctgttggTTGGGCCTGGTTGTGATGCAGACAAAAGCAGCACATGTCCCAGATGGAGCAGCGTCTGAGGGAAAGCGAGCTGCAGGTCCATGGAGCCCTCTTGGGTCGAGGGGCTTCTTATGGGGATATGTTCATGCTGAGGTTACAGGTTAGTGAAAACATGTTCCGTCTCCTCACAAACAACAATGAGAACACTGTGTTACGCTGTCATCACCCATGACAAACAAATTACCTTCCACTGAAACTTTTGTACCACGCGGTGACTCCCCAGGAGGCTCAGAGAGAGAATGCATTCCTGCGAGCACAGTTTGCCGAGCGCACAGACTGCGTTGCCCTGGAGAAAGTGGAGGCCGAGCGCAGACTGGGAGCAGTCGAATCAGAGACGCGGCGACTAACCGACTGTCTGAAGGAGACGTGTGAGAGACACgcagaagagatgaagaaacaggaagagagggtTAGTTCCTAACACGCCTCCCTAACATACAAAGCAAATCAGTGTCAATAGATATGACATTGTTCCATTTAAATGAGGATATCAGGGTTAATAAACTTTCCACTTTTATTTCAGGGGAAATAGTTAATGAGAACTGcaaatttatttttgtaatataattttgtttattttgataatGTAGAGAAGCTTTTAGTATTTCAGTCAAATATCCTGCACATAAGTAGATCGTACATGTTGCAATAAATGTAAACTTCTTCATAATTTTCATAGACAAATATTTAACAACGCTATCGTGATTTCTTAAAAGGCAGCAGGTTCTCTCCATGACCTTTTCCACTCACGGTGGTTGTAACACAGAATACATATGGATCATATTATCTCACCACATTTGCCGGTGTTTGCAGATCCGCAGCCGAGACAAACACATCAGCAACCTGAAGAAGAAGTGCCAGAAGGAGGGGgagctgaagagagagaaccagCAGCGTATTGAGACTCTGGAGCGCTACCTAGCCGACCTGCCCACCTTGGAGGATTACCAAAGCCAGAACAAGCAGGTTGGGAGAGCTCTGCCTAATCCCATGCCTTCTTATTCTGTCTGCTTGATTCACTCGGATCAAGGTGTTCAATTTATTAAATTGGgacacttgtttgtttttcatatcaGCTCCTGGAGGCTGAACAGCAGGCTGCCCAGCTACAGGAGAACGCTAAAGAATTGGAGGCCTGTCTAGAGACGACACGCTCGCAACTGAGGGAAAAGGACGCGCTGTTAGAGGAGCAGAAACGCAGGGAGAGAGACCTGCTGACCACCATCACTGAGTaggttctcacacacacacacaaacacacatgcagtctgATCTCCATGTACAATCTTTCCAAAAGGCATGTTTGTTCTCCCCTCACTCTGTGCGTGCACAAAGGAACGTTAGTAACCCTGCATAatgctctctgtgtttttatttctgtcctcATCAGTATGCAGCAGCGGGTGCAGCAGGGCCTGGAGGACGGAGCCCGGCTGCCTTCTCTGGATAGTGAGAAGCTCAGAGGAGAGAACAACGGTTTGCGAGAGGAACATCAAAGACTGAAAAAGGTCTGTTTTTGTCATTAACGTTATTCTGAGCGACCTCCCTTAAAAATCTTGTGTGTTCACCTTATATTTGAAAGCCACAAAATACGAAGAGTGAACATGTTTAAATCAGTTCTCCAAACTTAAAATGCCTTAATCCCTCAAATTAACTTTAGTTCTGCCGTTTGGATGTTGGAGCCCAGTGACTTGAGTTTCAAAAAGTTCATGAGAGGGAGTGAGCTTAGGGGAAGTGACTGCTCAGTGAAATGTGAAGAAACCAGAAGTGCTCATTTCAGAGGAAGTGTCTCTATGTTGTGGTTAACCGAGTCACAGCATCAGAGGCTAGAACATCTTTATCTTATCTCAGTCTCATATTTGTTAGCATGGTTCGAAATAACCTTTCATAGTGTAGAGGCTCTTTTCTTAGAATTGTTTATCATGCTTTCTGtgctaatgtgtttttcagttgcAAAGCAAACACTTCCAGTCAAACACAGGATTTCAGTGAAGCTAATGTAACGATTTTATAGTCCTGTAGATAAGGCAGAAAGATAAACATTATGTGATATTTAAATAGTAGGAATAGGCGACCAGAGTCAGTTAATCTCTGGTAACCTTGGGTACGTGTGAATCTGCTTTAATTTCCCCACCAAAGTGAGCACACATGATATATAATGCGACTGTAAACATTAAagctatatatttttattcagattatCATAATTTAGCAGCACAAATGGTACTTTAAGGCTTTTTAAGTCTAAAGGAGCAGTTCTGAGGAGCAAATGAGTGTTTTAAAGCTCCGTTCTTCTTTCTGCAGGTCATTGAGAAGCAGCACCGAATGATGGAACAACTCGGCTCTCAAATCCAGGTGTTTATGTCATGACAGTTTTTCTCTGCACTGTTTACATGCTCAGCTCAATGCGTGTGAGtcatggtttgtttgtgtttgcagtctTTGGAGCAGCAGATATCTCAGGAAGACAACAGCTCTCAGGCTCTCAGAGGAGACGTGCTGGCCAAAGAGCAGAATGTGTTGGAGCTCCACAGAGCCATGAAGGAGGTGAGATAGACTGATCCTAAAAACAAATGATCATGTTTCTGTGCACAGAGATTGACGTTTCCTCCTGTGCTTCAGCTGTCAGCCCAGAACCAAGAACTGATGGAACGGAATCTTACGCTGAAGGAGCAGATGAGCGATccggagcagaggagcagtaaccaggcctcctcctccctgcagccGGCCGGGGCTCGGCTCACACAGAGGCTCCACGTGGAGATCGCCTCCTGCCTCAGTGACCTGCGCTCCCTGTGCAGCATCCTCACCCAGAGAGCACAGGGACAGGACCCAAACCTCTCCCTGCTGCTCGGGCTCACATGTAAGTACTGTAGGATTGACGTAGAGTCTTCACTGTAATGTGTAGTTACATTTGTAGGTGAGGTGTATGTCAGGCTACAGTGTTAATTCGACACAGGAGTATGAATTGGCCTTTTGAAATGCTTGCCGACATAAATCAGGgtcgtgtttttgtttttttccagcttCACAACTGGCAGAGCAGGCTGAGGACTGGATGAGTCCAGAGGTGCTGCATAAGAAGCTGGTGGAAGCTCAACAGCTCCGCCGAGACGTTGAAGAACTACGTAACGTAATACTGGACCGCTATGCACAGGACATGGGAGAAAACTGCGTCACCCaataacccccccaccctcccaggTGATGGGGGAAACTTGCAGAAGCTTCTCTTCGCTTCCAAAGCTTCTAAAACGAGCCTGTCTTTAATGCCTATAGTTACTGAATATCTGACAGAGGACTggatttacattttcttaaaatgAGGACACAGGAAAGCCCAAATGGTTTCGCTTGTGCTTCTCTCAACTGACTGAACGTGGAGTCTCAAGTCTGCCTGTAGCTCAGAAGCCTCCCTTCCCCCCAGTGAGTTCATCTATTTCTGTCCAAGGGCTAACAGAAAATAACTTACCTCTTATACTTGATCCTTTAAGCATagtgtgtatatgttttttaatgatgatgaCACGATACTGTCGGTTACCAAACAGTCTtatactttttgttttattctaggGGACGACTCTTTGTGTAGAAGTCCCACatgtataatttatttgaatcttAATTTCCCTCCCGAGGGGAATTATCCAAGAAATGGTTGACAATCAACTGCAAATACTTAAACCTTGTGCTTTTAACAGTATTCACAAAGAAATGTTGCTAACTTGCCATTATTTAAAATGGTGGACACAGTAACATTAGTCAAAGACAAAGCAACTTGAGCGGTTTAATACCAATTCAGCTTCCGACACCAACAGGCCTAAAACAGTTTTGTAACCAAAGAAAAACTCCGGTCGAGGCAGTTGTGCAAGTCTCTGAATGTTTGTGAacgctcctctctgctgcaggactcGTTCGGAATGAAACACCAAGAAGTGCCTTTCTGTCACATCTGCATCGCAATGCTCACTCATTTCTAGACCAACCACACGAGCGCCGTGTGCAGCAGACTCTTCCATtttgactttctctctctcagcgtGTGAAACCAGTAGGATAGTCGATACATTCCCTGACTCTGAATGTAGCAGAATAGGGGGGCCGCGCCACAGAGCGTGTGGTGGCCACCTtccttcttttttgttttttcctagTAGATACATGAAGTGGAATAATACTCATTAGTCCGGGTGATGTTTGTAGAGTCGGCTCAGTGTAGATGAATAACTTCGGTTCACTGTACATTTCAGTTGACGGCTTTGCCAGAGTGTTTGATAAGTGAATGCCTGAGAACCAGTATTAATCCTcagtattatttattgtttctgtTTGCATCGACAactcagtgtgaaagtgtgttGGGCCCTAATGTGTTGTTCTAATAATGTTCTAATGTTTGCGCAAACTTGGCATCAACTTTGTGTAGAGGTCCCATGAAGTGGCTTTAAGATTGTTATTGTCTTCTGTGGTGTTTCGTGTGCAGGCAGCCGTCACTGAGGATAGGTCACTGTCTCTAGGTGACAGAGGAACTTTGTTTAAATCCCACGTGGTGATGATGTGGCTGTGAGGGGTTGGCTGGATCAACCCTAGATCTCTGATCACGTCACACTCACTGGGATTTTATATTTACCCTCAGTGCAAGACAAGCCATTAATAAAAAGAACTTGACACTttacaggaagagaaagggaTTTCAGTAGAAACATATGCAACAATGACTTTTTGGCAAAGTCTACAGAACGACACACCCGAGGACACACAagccatttttttctttttttttcatttcatgggACCTTGAAACTCGAGTAGCACAAAATTGCTTTTTGGAAAAGTCAGGTTCCGCATGCCTTAACTTAACATCTCAAATGTTCtgcaaaagggaaaaaagatgtttatattttcatactTTGTTCCTTGTTTGTATTTGCATATTTTAGAAATAAAGACTTTCAACTTTTCTTGTTCTTTcaaatttatttgatttcatttgtaTCCCTTGGTGCAAGATAGAATTGTTTCAATAATATCCTAAGTGGAGGTATATAAATTGAGAGAAAAAATTGATCAGTGCATCCAAATCTTTTCAGTGAAGTCATTTTGACACAATAGGAAAAGCATGTGTAAATAATAAGATCATTGATGGCTCAATTCCATTTagcagcttcagtttcaggGCCTTGGTCTTGAGCACTTGAATGGAATAGAGCCATGGTCAATAATATTTCTTACATCTGTTCTGTTCCCATGACGACACGCCTGttatgaaacagaaaacaagtcaTGCTCAAAAGTTTATTGGAGGCTTTGTTTGACTGCAGTCAGTGGTTGAGGGTGTGGTCTCCTTCTTAGCAGCAGGGTAGCATTATTTGTGAGGCCGCACGAGTGTAGCGTCCTGCTGTTGTCTTCATAGCAGCACTGAGGGTACGCACTGATGATGTCATAACCAGGGAGCCCACCACCTCTGCAGAGTAAGCAACAATCAACCAGTGTTACTATGGTTACTGAGACAGAGAAGGTCACATGAACAGGAGGATGTGTTCTCCCCTCACCTGTGTTTGTCCAGGTACTGTCGCAGGTGGCCGATCGTCTCCGAGAAGCCCATCGTCAACACGTAGGTGTGATCCCCATCCTCGGTCTTCACCTTGAGCGTGATGATGTCATGGGCTGACGATGGCCGGTCCGAGCTGGACGCCTGCAGTCTGAGTGTGGAAAGTAACAACAGCACGGAACTGTCACATGTTGTAATAACTTTAATTAGAAATACATCATGAAAACAAAGGAGGGGCAGCTGACATGTTTTTCCGCTAATGACATGACACCAGACTTGAACAAAAGCTGACCAGCGGCCGTGCAAGGCATACAAATCAAAAACACTTGAATATGTAATACATCTTTGACTGGTCTCAGATTCCTGAAGGAGGTCACAGAGCTGAATCCGAGACCCCGTCACACGCTACTGAGCCTTGGCTGGTCATGAGGACCCTGCCCTATTTCTTTTAACCAGCACATACAGTAATCTCCACAATCTCAACGATCAGTCGTCGTCGCCAAATGAGATTTTATTCAGCCTTTATGTCATGAAGGGGATTTAGCCGTTTCCTTCAACCCCCTTAAACCCTGTTTATTTCTTCTAATATCTACATGGTTGTACCATTATAAAATGATTTTCACACTGGTTTGATATCTTGTATCTAAACAAACCATGCATGATGATTATATTGAGTTATATTAAACCCAAACCCAATGTTTTTTCATGGCATTTTCTTTGAATTATATGGAAATATTCCAGAGCGTTGCATAATTTtatgcaaaacattttaaaacttaaatattGGAATATTCtgaaatatgattaaaaacCCATTTCTattgatttctttatttgataATGTCTAAATGCATGATTTTCAATGGTATggataaactttattaatatagcaacttttcaaaacacaattacgaccttaaaatgatttaaggcaaacaataggaaacatttaaaagcaATTTGGTAAATCAATTATTTGTCAGTTGAGAGACATATAAAGGGTTTTCAGGAttcacaatataaatataaaaaaattaaagaatcgAATCAGTGTGCTCACGTAATGAAGGATAAACTGTTCATACCTCTGTTCCATCGCCTGCAGTGCTGCTGTGTCTATGGGGATCGCTGAGTCGCTCTGGGCAGCAGATGAACCCTGGAGAAAGTGCTTGTTAAATAATGGACATCATATATCAGTACAACTACAGACAGACTAGACAGCCGCTGTGGTGATGAGCTCTTAAGagagcatatatatatacacacacaaaaaggctTGTGCTGTGAGTTGGATGTTTTCCGTCCTCTCACCAGCAGAGTTGCTCTCAGTGATTCCCTGATATCTATCACTCGACCGGCCTTAACCACCACCTTGGGCATCCTGCTCAGGAACTGATCTGTGGTCAGTTTCTTTCCTGAGAGCcagaagacagaaaaaacattaGAATGAAAGGAAGGATTTCAGGCTAGATTTTTGGGGGGATTATCATAGTGTTATTTTCCCAAAAAAAGACCTTGAGTGTCGAAGCTGGCAACTTTTGAAGCGTCATCTTTCTCCCCACAAACCGCCTGTCCGCTGCCAGGGAATTGATCCCACGGTTGCCTGAAGATAAACTCTTCATCTCGCCTGTCATGAAGCTGCAGAAGAGGATTCGAATAAGTCACAAATTCACACATTTGCTTGTTGGGGGTACGGAAagaatatagatagatagatagatagagtactttgttcatccccgaagggaaattaggtcatcatagcagccggtatatttgaatacaataaaatacaatacaatagaataaaataaaaaataaaaaaatattgaggtagaaagaataaaaaaaacagaaacacaagataaataggtggataaggtgcagtggcaagatgatggtaatagtactgatgatatgatggtaatgttattgttagacagtatataaaaatagtacagtatatatagtatataatataacataatatatatttatatatgatagtaattataccaatataatagcagtatatagtaataatggcagcaacagtatatataataataataatgataattataacatgtacacatgtataaatatgtgtatatagacttatatatacaaagaatatacagagagtatgatataatatatgatatatagtagaggtataaatataagtatttgactatacaatagataatataatatactatgagtgtaagaatatgtagacagagtgtgcaaaagacaatattattgtataaaattatatataatatcaatatggtttatattaacacatatcacatatgatgtgaaaaGTGTAACAGACTCACCTGAAAGGGAACACCGTCTGGAAATCGGTCCTGAAGCTCAGATGGAAAATACCCGTCCATCAGATCCTGCATGCACTGCTGCAAACGCCAACGAAAgactgtaagaaaacatcaccGTTCCCAGATCGATATTAGTATGTTTCTCCTTTAGGGTTTCACTTTGCAAACCTGGGTGCTTGGCTCCCGATATGAGCGGAAAGGACCATCGAACATGACGATGCCGTTGCTGTACAGCCTCAGGTGGACGGGATCCCTTTGTGCCAGCTGGGCCCCTGTGGCTGTCGACCGGACATAAGACTCCCCCTCCCCTGCCAGGATGTTCAGCTCCTTGATCCTCTGCAGCACCAGGTTGAAGTTCATGTAGAAATTCCTGACCCCAGATGTGCCTGCAAAGGAGGATTTACAGTATTTGATCGATGCAGAATTGTCACCCTGCGTGATATTTGCAGAAAAGCTCAGGGCCTGTGAAGAGGAGGTGGTCTCTACCTGGGCTGGGCGTCTGCTCGGCTGAATCACTGCTCCTTCTGTCCCCCACCCAGGT from the Limanda limanda chromosome 11, fLimLim1.1, whole genome shotgun sequence genome contains:
- the cep85 gene encoding centrosomal protein of 85 kDa, with product MTTSQRYVGSKPAARFADMEWQTPAVSEKFQSRFGRRPGTSDSGDTGLGTSASDSTEDFCSSSSSPSFQPIRSQIPIPTAHVMPSTAGSSKPQSCVQEDGLSSLESHRSSSGSRTHSGSTSKSSSLSKSASSPNLDAQDSVGVDPVGPKPDCLSRYRSLINGLDHSLFPSDHTRLDDGQRFDTPNVEPTLNQTALLGGLCPDVRVRFQLSGIRDGPDCVSEAYRGSMEHSYKVLPEARPGLPCTAETSNQRGGQPGAAGSAGVYASPLSLQTQALLREHPGSKGYEPLRQDRCSDLSSWQQQQQHKQQLESLRLQVEQMQLLGAGVSQYPSLYSNPVHSESGKWDALVKASESLLKEKELIIDRQKQHMSQMEQRLRESELQVHGALLGRGASYGDMFMLRLQEAQRENAFLRAQFAERTDCVALEKVEAERRLGAVESETRRLTDCLKETCERHAEEMKKQEERIRSRDKHISNLKKKCQKEGELKRENQQRIETLERYLADLPTLEDYQSQNKQLLEAEQQAAQLQENAKELEACLETTRSQLREKDALLEEQKRRERDLLTTITDMQQRVQQGLEDGARLPSLDSEKLRGENNGLREEHQRLKKVIEKQHRMMEQLGSQIQSLEQQISQEDNSSQALRGDVLAKEQNVLELHRAMKELSAQNQELMERNLTLKEQMSDPEQRSSNQASSSLQPAGARLTQRLHVEIASCLSDLRSLCSILTQRAQGQDPNLSLLLGLTSSQLAEQAEDWMSPEVLHKKLVEAQQLRRDVEELRNVILDRYAQDMGENCVTQ
- the ubxn11 gene encoding UBX domain-containing protein 11, whose translation is MSSPLSMLKKMRRAPLQGRSEQWSRGKLPFRRNLLKDMQSELVDDDDDSSGSNSPKPCHNPATTKSKAPMKKGATPSDLELMSSMMRRVTLLEKQVRDQAQDLEYKDKKISVLEEKLWDQSESERGRDYSERRCQELQNQVHEMESFLKDYGLTWVGDRRSSDSAEQTPSPGRDHLLFTGPELFCKYHAGNFYMNFNLVLQRIKELNILAGEGESYVRSTATGAQLAQRDPVHLRLYSNGIVMFDGPFRSYREPSTQQCMQDLMDGYFPSELQDRFPDGVPFQLHDRRDEEFIFRQPWDQFPGSGQAVCGEKDDASKVASFDTQGKKLTTDQFLSRMPKVVVKAGRVIDIRESLRATLLGSSAAQSDSAIPIDTAALQAMEQSSDRPSSAHDIITLKVKTEDGDHTYVLTMGFSETIGHLRQYLDKHRGGGLPGYDIISAYPQCCYEDNSRTLHSCGLTNNATLLLRRRPHPQPLTAVKQSLQ